A DNA window from Vigna angularis cultivar LongXiaoDou No.4 chromosome 1, ASM1680809v1, whole genome shotgun sequence contains the following coding sequences:
- the LOC108337382 gene encoding pyruvate dehydrogenase (acetyl-transferring) kinase, mitochondrial: MSIKAKQTLPWCKSLMKEVKKWSALKQTGVSLRYMMEFGSNPTPNNLLISAQFLHKELPIRIAKRAIELHILPHGLSQTAPVLKVRDWYLDSFRDLRSFPEIKDMDDEKEFTEMIKAVKVRHNNVVPTMALGVQQLKIFYEDPNEIDEFLDRFYMSRIGIRMLIGQHVELHNPNPPQNCVGYIHTKLSPMVVARNASEDARAMCYREYGSAPDVNIYGDPEFTFPYVSAHLHLMVFELVKNSLRAVQELFMDSDKVAPPIRIIIADGIEDVTIKVSDEGGGIARSGLSKIFTYHYSTARNSSNEPEPSDLGIAGNAPMAGNGYGLPICRLYARYFGGDLQVISMEGYGTDAYLHLCRLGDSQEPLPE, translated from the exons ATGTCGATTAAGGCTAAGCAAACGTTGCCATGGTGCAAAAGTTTGATGAAAGAGGTGAAGAAATGGAGTGCTTTGAAGCAGACAGGGGTGAGTCTGAGGTACATGATGGAGTTTGGTTCCAACCCCACTCCAAATAATTTGCTCATCTCTGCTCAGTTCCTTCACAAAGAGCTTCCCATTAGGATTGCAAAGAGAGCCATTGAGCTTCACATTCTCCCTCATGGCTTGTCTCAGACAGCTCCTGTTTTGAAG GTTAGAGATTGGTACTTGGATTCTTTCCGAGACCTTAGGTCTTTCCCTGAGATCAAGGATATGGATGATGAGAAAGAATTCACAGAGATGATTAAGGCTGTGAAGGTGAGACACAACAATGTGGTTCCTACAATGGCCTTAGGTGTTCAGCAACTGAAGATTTTTTATGAGGATCCTAATGAGATTGATGAGTTTCTTGATCGCTTCTACATGTCAAGAATAGGAATCAGAATGCTCATAG GGCAGCATGTTGAGTTGCACAACCCCAACCCACCTCAAAATTGTGTTGGTTACATACACACAAAACTGTCTCCCATGGTTGTGGCTAGGAATGCCAGTGAAGATGCTCGTGCCATGTGTTATCGTGAATATGGCAGTGCCCCAGATGTTAACATTTATGGGGATCCTGAATTTACTTTTCC GTATGTTTCAGCTCACTTGCACCTTATGGTATTTGAGTTGGTTAAGAACTCACTGCGTGCTGTGCAAGAGCTTTTTATGGATTCTGACAAAGTTGCTCCTCCAATTAGAATAATAATAGCTGACGGAATAGAGGATGTTACCATAAAG GTCTCTGACGAGGGAGGCGGAATAGCAAGAAGTGGTCTTTCAAAAATTTTTACATATCATTACAGTACAGCCAGAAATTCATCGAATGAACCTGAACCTTCTGATCTTGGAATAGCTGGTAATGCACCAATGGCTGGAAATGGTTATGGACTTCCTATTTGTCGTTTGTATGCTAGGTATTTTGGTGGTGATCTTCAAGTAATATCTATGGAAGGATATG GAACTGACGCATATCTCCATTTGTGTCGTTTGGGAGACTCTCAAGAACCTTTGCCCGAATAA
- the LOC108337119 gene encoding pentatricopeptide repeat-containing protein At5g66520, translating into MSSCLVAPPPWPCSSMAEAKQHHSLLLRLGLSTDNHAVSGIFTFCSLSNHGNLNYALKLFTTLPNPDTFLYNTLFKAFSISHTPSLSLLFYSHMLQRSIAPNSFTFPSLIRTCRLQQQVKQLHAHVLKFGFGADTFALNNLIHVYFAFGSLDDARKVFYTMPHPNVVSWTSLVSGYSQWGLVDEAFRVFELMPSKNGVSWNAMIACFVKSNRFREAFDLFRRMRVEEVEVDRFVAATMLSACTGVGALEQGKWIHGCVERNGILLDSKLGTTIVDMYCKCGCLDKAFRVFCGLEVKGVSSWNCMIGGFAMHGKGEDAIRLFREMEEEGMVVPDDITFVNVLTACAHSGLVEEGFYYFSYMVDVHGIEPSKEHYGCMVDLLARAGRLEEAKKVIDEMPMSPDAAVLGALLGACRIHGNLELGEEVGERLIELDPGNSGRYVILGNIYASCGKWDEVAGVRKLMNDRGVKKEPGFSMIEMEGVVNEFVAGGRDHPLAEALYAKVYEMLEAIRVVDYLPDTDGVLHDLVEEERENPLFYHSEKLAIAYGLLKTKRGETLRVTKNLRICKDCHQASKLISKVYDCDIIIRDRNRFHHFSNGECSCRDYW; encoded by the coding sequence ATGAGTAGCTGTTTGGTTGCTCCACCACCATGGCCATGTTCAAGCATGGCGGAAGCCAAGCAGCACCATTCTCTCCTCCTCCGTCTGGGACTCTCTACCGACAACCACGCGGTGTCTGGCATCTTCACCTTCTGCTCCCTCTCCAACCACGGCAACCTCAACTACGCCCTCAAACTCTTCACCACTCTTCCCAACCCCGACACCTTCCTCTACAACACTCTCTTCAAAGCCTTCTCCATTTCCCACACCCCTTCCCTCTCCCTCCTCTTCTACTCCCACATGCTGCAACGTTCCATCGCACCCAACTCTTTCACCTTCCCCTCTCTCATAAGGACCTGCAGACTCCAACAACAAGTTAAACAGCTCCATGCACACGTTCTTAAATTCGGGTTTGGAGCAGATACCTTCGCTCTTAACAACTTGATCCACGTGTATTTCGCTTTTGGGTCCTTGGATGATGCCAGGAAGGTGTTTTACACCATGCCTCATCCAAATGTCGTGTCTTGGACGAGCCTTGTTTCTGGGTACTCTCAGTGGGGACTCGTGGACGAGGCTTTTCGTGTTTTTGAACTCATGCCTTCCAAGAATGGCGTTTCTTGGAACGCCATGATTGCGTGTTTTGTCAAGAGCAACCGGTTTCGTGAGGCGTTTGATTTGTTTCGGAGGATGAgggtggaggaggtggaggtggaTAGGTTTGTGGCTGCTACTATGCTCTCTGCCTGCACGGGAGTGGGGGCATTAGAGCAAGGGAAATGGATACATGGATGTGTTGAGAGGAATGGGATTCTGTTGGATTCAAAGCTTGGCACAACTATTGTTGACATGTATTGCAAGTGTGGTTGTTTGGACAAGGCGTTTCGAGTTTTTTGTGGTTTGGAAGTGAAAGGAGTTTCTTCATGGAATTGCATGATTGGGGGGTTTGCAATGCATGGCAAAGGAGAGGATGCAATTAGGCTTTTTAGGGAGATGGAGGAAGAAGGAATGGTTGTGCCTGATGACATCACTTTTGTGAATGTTCTTACTGCTTGTGCTCATTCGGGTTTGGTTGAGGAAGGGTTTTATTACTTTAGCTACATGGTTGATGTTCATGGCATTGAACCCAGCAAGGAGCATTACGGTTGCATGGTTGATTTGCTTGCCAGAGCTGGAAGGTTAGAGGAGGCGAAAAAGGTGATAGATGAGATGCCTATGAGTCCTGATGCTGCTGTGTTGGGTGCACTTCTCGGAGCATGTAGAATTCATGGGAATTTGGAGTTGGGGGAGGAGGTAGGCGAGAGACTGATTGAACTAGATCCTGGAAATAGTGGGCGATACGTGATACTAGGTAATATCTATGCTAGTTGTGGAAAATGGGATGAAGTTGCTGGTGTGAGGAAATTGATGAATGACAGGGGAGTGAAGAAGGAACCGGGATTTTCCATGATAGAAATGGAGGGAGTGGTGAATGAATTTGTTGCAGGGGGAAGAGATCATCCTCTGGCTGAGGCTTTATATGCTAAGGTTTATGAGATGTTGGAAGCAATCAGGGTTGTTGATTATCTTCCTGATACAGATGGTGTGTTGCATGATCTTGTTGAGGAGGAAAGGGAGAATCCTCTGTTCTACCACAGTGAAAAACTTGCAATTGCTTATGGTTTGTTGAAAACTAAACGAGGGGAGACCCTACGTGTCACCAAGAATCTGAGGATTTGTAAAGATTGTCATCAAGCAAGTAAACTGATCTCGAAGGTTTATGATTGTGATATAATAATAAGGGATAGAAATCGTTTCCACCATTTTAGTAATGGAGAGTGTTCGTGTAGAGACTATTGGTAA
- the LOC108338591 gene encoding probable GTP diphosphokinase CRSH, chloroplastic, with protein sequence MESLQWVALHYPIRHALSKRTVSLPPAHLLSVMLRRRRGSGGEVRWWGTRACAVEVPEGGKMVMELVGAFNELTERMNVLSTSSSRLLFKCLKLSIPIFQASPLSPDGRSPLSKALSVAMLLADLQMDAEVISAGILREVLEAGHLSIHEIRNQIGLATALLLHESLRVNNIPSRIDVVDDDNAAALRKFCLTYYDIRALILDLALKLDTMRHLDYLPRYQQQIISLQVMKIYAPLAHAMGTTNLSLELEDLSFQYLFPYSYLYVDAWLRSHETGGVSLIDIYKEELLQTLKADPLLSELLDDISVEGRYKSRYSTMKKLLRDGRKPEDVNDVLGMRVILNPKGGENASEAGERACYRSHQIIQSMWKEIPYRTKDYIARPKANGYKSLHMAVDVSENGKIRPLMEIQIRTTEMDRLAVGGTAAHSLYKAGLTDPEEAKRLKTIMLAAAELAALRLKDFPGTNHKGTETDQRDRVFRLLDKNGDGKISIEELTEVMEELGAPGEDAREMMQLLDSNSDGSLSCDEFHMFQEQVELVRNLEARDDQYKKILDVKLRMSDESGLIQVYNKEFGNRLVS encoded by the exons ATGGAGTCGTTACAGTGGGTGGCTCTCCATTACCCCATTCGCCACGCCCTTTCCAAACGCACCGTTTCCCTTCCACCAGCTCACTTGCTCTCCGTTATGCTCCGTCGCCGGAGAGGGAGCGGCGGCGAGGTGCGGTGGTGGGGTACGAGGGCGTGCGCGGTGGAGGTGCCGGAGGGAGGGAAGATGGTGATGGAGTTGGTGGGAGCGTTCAACGAGTTGACGGAGAGAATGAACGTGTTGTCGACTAGCTCCTCTCGTCTTCTGTTCAAGTGCCTCAAACTCTCCATCCCCATCTTTCAAGCTTCCCCTCTCTCTCCCGACGGCCGCTCCCCTCTCTCCAAGGCCCTGTCCGTCGCCATGCTCCTCGCCGATCTTCAA ATGGATGCTGAAGTTATCTCTGCCGGGATATTGAGAGAGGTGTTGGAAGCAGGCCACTTGAGCATACACGAAATCCGGAATCAGATTGGTTTGGCCACTGCTCTTTTGCTTCACGAGAGTTTGCGTGTGAACAATATTCCATCCAGAATAGATGTGGTGGATGATGACAATGCTGCTGCATTGAGAAAGTTCTGCCTCACTTACTATGACATCAGGGCTTTGATCCTGGACCTGGCTTTGAAGCTTGACACGATGAGACACCTTGATTATCTGCCCAGATATCAGCAGCAGATAATTTCTTTGCAGGTTATGAAGATATATGCCCCTCTTGCTCATGCAATGGGAACTACCAACTTGTCACTGGAATTGGAAGATCTCTCGTTTCAGTATTTGTTTCCTTATTCATATCTTTATGTTGATGCGTGGTTGCGAAGTCATGAGACTGGGGGTGTATCTCTTATTGACATCTACAAGGAGGAACTTCTCCAGACTCTGAAGGCTGATCCCTTGCTCTCAGAACTTTTGGATGATATATCGGTTGAAGGTCGATATAAGAGTCGTTATAGCACCATGAAGAAGCTGCTGAGGGATGGTAGGAAGCCAGAAGATGTGAATGATGTGCTTGGGATGCGAGTGATATTGAATCCTAAGGGTGGAGAGAATGCGTCAGAGGCTGGAGAGAGAGCATGCTATAGGTCTCATCAGATAATCCAATCTATGTGGAAGGAAATTCCTTATCGGACAAAGGACTATATTGCCAGGCCAAAAGCAAATGGGTATAAAAGTTTGCATATGGCAGTTGATGTGAGTGAAAATGGTAAGATCAGACCGTTGATGGAAATACAGATAAGAACAACTGAAATGGACAGGTTAGCAGTTGGTGGAACAGCAGCCCATTCGTTATATAAGGCTGGTCTTACCGATCCTGAGGAG GCGAAGCGTCTGAAGACTATCATGCTGGCTGCGGCTGAATTGGCTGCTCTGCGCCTTAAAGATTTTCCAGGTACAAATCATAAGGGGACTGAGACTGATCAGAGGGATAGAGTTTTTCGCCTTCTTGACAAGAATGGAGATGGTAAAATTAGCATTGAGGAGCTTACAGAAGTGATGGAAGAGCTCGGGGCTCCAGGAGAAGATGCCCGAGAAATGATGCAGCTCCTTGATTCAAACAGTGATGGCTCCCTCAGCTGTGACGAATTTCATATGTTCCAAGAACAG GTTGAGTTGGTGCGTAATCTAGAAGCCCGAGATGATCAATACAAGAAAATATTGGATGTGAAGCTTCGTATGTCAGATGAGAGTGGTTTAATTCAGGTTTATAATAAGGAGTTTGGCAACAGGCTTGTGAGCTAG
- the LOC108333444 gene encoding CBL-interacting serine/threonine-protein kinase 1 isoform X1: protein MRLGKYELGRTLGEGNFGKVKFAKNTDSGQPFAVKIIEKNKIIDLNITNQIKREIAALKLLRHPNVVRLYEVLASKTKIYMVLEYVNGGELFGMIASEGKRSESECRKLFQQLIDGVSYCHTRGVFHRDLKLENVLVDNKGNLKITDFGLSASPQHIRADGLLHTTCGSPNYVAPEVLANRGYDGATSDTWSCGVLLYTILTGCLPFDDRNMVVLYQKIFKGDVRIPKWLSAGAQDLIKRILDPNPEKRITMAGIKEDPWFKKGYVPANAEDEDVYVDNEAVSMHEAEQRNSGSSPALINAFQLIGMSSCLDLSGFFEKEGVSERKIRFTSNLSVKDLIERIEDTVTDMEFIVQRKNDKLKVIWENKVHKTTGCLSVAVEVFEISPSLSVVELRKSCGDTSVYKQLCNKLLNDLSVPPSKCL, encoded by the exons atGCGACTTGGGAAATACGAGTTGGGTAGGACCCTGGGTGAAGGCAATTTTGGCAAAGTCAAGTTCGCCAAGAACACTGATTCTGGTCAACCTTTTGCTGTTAAGATCATCGAGAAGAACAAGATCATCGACCTAAACATAACCAATCAG ATAAAGAGGGAAATAGCCGCCTTAAAGCTCCTCAGACATCCCAACGTTGTTAGATTATACGAG GTCTTGGCtagcaaaacaaaaatttatatggTACTTGAATATGTGAATGGAGGAGAGTTATTTGGCATGATT GCATCCGAAGGTAAACGTTCAGAAAGTGAATGCAGAAAGCTGTTCCAACAGTTGATTGATGGGGTGAGCTACTGCCACACTAGAGGTGTCTTTCACAGGGATCTCAAg CTTGAGAATGTACTGGTGGATAACAAGGGAAACTTGAAAATAACTGATTTTGGTCTTAGTGCTTCACCCCAGCATATCAGG GCAGATGGATTGCTGCATACAACTTGTGGAAGTCCTAATTATGTTGCTCCTGAGGTTCTTGCTAATAGGGGCTATGACGGTGCAACATCAGATACATGGTCATGTGGTGTTCTATTATATACAATTCTAACTGGATGTTTACCTTTTGATGACAGAAATATGGTAGTTCTCTATCAGAAG ATTTTCAAAGGAGATGTTCGGATACCAAAATGGCTATCAGCAGGTGCACAAGACTTGATAAAGAGGATTCTTGATCCAAATCCTGAAAAACGGATAACAATGGCTGGGATCAAAGAAGATCCGTGGTTTAAGAAGGGTTATGTTCCAGCAaatgctgaagatgaggatgTATACGTTGACAATGAAGCAGTTTCCATGCATGAAGCAGAACAGAGGAATTCAGGATCATCACCAGCCCTTATCAATGCATTTCAGTTGATAGGGATGTCTTCGTGCCTAGACCTCTCTGGCTTCTTTGAGAAAGAG GGTGTTTCTGAGAGAAAGATAAGATTTACATCAAATCTTTCAGTTAAAGATCTGATTGAGAGGATTGAGGACACTGTGACAGATATGGAATTTATAGTCCAGAGGAAAAATGACAAA TTGAAAGTGATTTGGGAGAACAAGGTGCACAAAACTACTGGATGCCTTTCAGTGGCCGTAGAG GTGTTTGAAATAAGCCCATCACTGTCCGTTGTAGAATTAAGGAAGTCTTGTGGTGACACTTCTGTATATAAACAG TTATGcaataaattattgaatgatTTGAGTGTTCCCCCAAGCAAGTGCTTGTGA
- the LOC108333444 gene encoding CBL-interacting serine/threonine-protein kinase 1 isoform X2, with protein MVLEYVNGGELFGMIASEGKRSESECRKLFQQLIDGVSYCHTRGVFHRDLKLENVLVDNKGNLKITDFGLSASPQHIRADGLLHTTCGSPNYVAPEVLANRGYDGATSDTWSCGVLLYTILTGCLPFDDRNMVVLYQKIFKGDVRIPKWLSAGAQDLIKRILDPNPEKRITMAGIKEDPWFKKGYVPANAEDEDVYVDNEAVSMHEAEQRNSGSSPALINAFQLIGMSSCLDLSGFFEKEGVSERKIRFTSNLSVKDLIERIEDTVTDMEFIVQRKNDKLKVIWENKVHKTTGCLSVAVEVFEISPSLSVVELRKSCGDTSVYKQLCNKLLNDLSVPPSKCL; from the exons atggTACTTGAATATGTGAATGGAGGAGAGTTATTTGGCATGATT GCATCCGAAGGTAAACGTTCAGAAAGTGAATGCAGAAAGCTGTTCCAACAGTTGATTGATGGGGTGAGCTACTGCCACACTAGAGGTGTCTTTCACAGGGATCTCAAg CTTGAGAATGTACTGGTGGATAACAAGGGAAACTTGAAAATAACTGATTTTGGTCTTAGTGCTTCACCCCAGCATATCAGG GCAGATGGATTGCTGCATACAACTTGTGGAAGTCCTAATTATGTTGCTCCTGAGGTTCTTGCTAATAGGGGCTATGACGGTGCAACATCAGATACATGGTCATGTGGTGTTCTATTATATACAATTCTAACTGGATGTTTACCTTTTGATGACAGAAATATGGTAGTTCTCTATCAGAAG ATTTTCAAAGGAGATGTTCGGATACCAAAATGGCTATCAGCAGGTGCACAAGACTTGATAAAGAGGATTCTTGATCCAAATCCTGAAAAACGGATAACAATGGCTGGGATCAAAGAAGATCCGTGGTTTAAGAAGGGTTATGTTCCAGCAaatgctgaagatgaggatgTATACGTTGACAATGAAGCAGTTTCCATGCATGAAGCAGAACAGAGGAATTCAGGATCATCACCAGCCCTTATCAATGCATTTCAGTTGATAGGGATGTCTTCGTGCCTAGACCTCTCTGGCTTCTTTGAGAAAGAG GGTGTTTCTGAGAGAAAGATAAGATTTACATCAAATCTTTCAGTTAAAGATCTGATTGAGAGGATTGAGGACACTGTGACAGATATGGAATTTATAGTCCAGAGGAAAAATGACAAA TTGAAAGTGATTTGGGAGAACAAGGTGCACAAAACTACTGGATGCCTTTCAGTGGCCGTAGAG GTGTTTGAAATAAGCCCATCACTGTCCGTTGTAGAATTAAGGAAGTCTTGTGGTGACACTTCTGTATATAAACAG TTATGcaataaattattgaatgatTTGAGTGTTCCCCCAAGCAAGTGCTTGTGA